One stretch of Macaca nemestrina isolate mMacNem1 chromosome 17, mMacNem.hap1, whole genome shotgun sequence DNA includes these proteins:
- the LOC105471679 gene encoding alpha-2-antiplasmin isoform X1, which yields MPRNMALFWGLLVLSWSCLQGPLSVFSPVSAMEPLGWQLTSGPNQEKVPPLTLLKLGNQEPGGQTALKSLPGICSRDPTPEQTRRLAQAMMAFTADLFSLVAQTSTCPNLILSPLSVALALSHLALGAQNHTLQRLQQVLHAGSGPCLPHLLSRLCQNMGPGAFRLAARMYLQKGFPIKEDFLEQSERLFGAKPVSLTGKQEDDLANINQWVKEATEGKIPEFLSELPEDTVLLLLNAIHFQGFWRSKFDPSLTQRDSFHLDEQFTVPVEMMQARTYPLRWFMLEQPEIQVAHFPFKNNMSFVVLVPTHFEWNVSQVLANLSWDTLYPPSVWERPTKVRLPKLYLKHQMDLMATLSRLGLQELFQAPDLRGISEQSLVVSGVQHQSTLELSEVGVEAAAATSIAMSRMSLSSFSVNRPFLFFIFEDTTGLPLFVGSVRNPNPSAPRELKEQQDSPGDKDFLHSLKAGPRGDKLFGPDLKLAPPLEEDYPELGSPK from the exons GAACATGGCGCTGTTCTGGGGGCTCCTGGTGCTCAGCTGGTCCTGCCTGCAAGGTCCCCTCTCCGTG TTCTCCCCTGTGAGCGCCATGGAGCCCTTGGGCTGGCAG CTAACTAGTGGGCCAAACCAGGAGAAGGTGCCCCCACTTACTCTCCTCAAGTTGGGCAACCAG GAGCCTGGCGGCCAGACTGCCCTGAAGAGTCTCCCAGGAATCTGCAGCAGAGACCCCACCCCCGAGCAGACCCGCAGGCTGGCCCAGGCCATGATGGCCTTCACTGCCGACCTGTTCTCCCTGGTGGCTCAAACGTCCACCTGCCCCAACCTCATCCTGTCACCTCTGAGTGTGGCCCTGGCGCTGTCTCACCTGGCACTAG GTGCTCAGAACCACACGCTGCAGAGGCTGCAACAGGTGCTGCACGCAGGCTCAGGGCCCTGCCTACCCCATCTGCTGAGCCGCCTCTGCCAGAACATGGGCCCCGGGGCCTTCCGACTGGCTGCCAGGATGTACCTGCAGAAAG GATTTCCCATCAAAGAAGATTTCCTGGAACAGTCTGAACGGCTATTTGGGGCAAAGCCCGTGAGCCTGACGGGAAAGCAGGAAGATGACCTGGCAAACATCAACCAATGGGTGAAGGAGGCCACGGAGGGGAAGATTCCGGAGTTCCTCTCTGAGCTACCGGAAGACACCGTGTTGCTTCTCCTCAACGCCATCCACTTCCAGG GTTTCTGGAGGAGCAAGTTTGACCCGAGCCTCACCCAGAGAGACTCCTTCCACCTGGACGAGCAGTTCACGGTGCCCGTGGAAATGATGCAAGCCCGCACGTATCCTCTGCGCTGGTTCATGCTGGAGCAGCCCGAGATCCAG GTGGCTCATTTTCCCTTTAAGAACAACATGAGCTTTGTGGTCCTTGTACCCACCCACTTTGAATGGAACGTGTCCCAGGTACTGGCCAACCTGAGTTGGGACACCCTGTACCCACCTTCGGTGTGGGAGAGGCCCACCAAGGTCCGGCTGCCTAAGCTGTATCTGAAACACCAAATGGACCTGATGGCCACCCTCAGCCGGCTGG GCCTGCAGGAGCTGTTCCAGGCCCCAGACCTGCGCGGGATCTCTGAGCAGAGCCTGGTGGTGTCCGGCGTGCAGCATCAGTCCACCCTGGAGCTCAGCGAGGTCGGCGTGGAGGCGGCGGCGGCCACCAGCATCGCCATGTCCCGCATGTCCCTGTCCTCCTTCAGCGTGAACCgccccttcctcttcttcatctttGAGGACACCACAGGCCTTCCCCTCTTTGTGGGCAGCGTGAGGAACCCCAACCCCAGCGCACCACGGGAGCTCAAGGAGCAGCAGGATTCCCCGGGAGACAAGGACTTCCTCCACAGCCTGAAAGCCGGCCCCCGCGGAGACAAGCTCTTCGGCCCTGACTTGAAACTTGCGCCCCCCTTGGAGGAGGATTACCCTGAGCTTGGCAGCCCTAAGTGA
- the LOC105471679 gene encoding alpha-2-antiplasmin isoform X2 yields the protein MALFWGLLVLSWSCLQGPLSVFSPVSAMEPLGWQLTSGPNQEKVPPLTLLKLGNQEPGGQTALKSLPGICSRDPTPEQTRRLAQAMMAFTADLFSLVAQTSTCPNLILSPLSVALALSHLALGAQNHTLQRLQQVLHAGSGPCLPHLLSRLCQNMGPGAFRLAARMYLQKGFPIKEDFLEQSERLFGAKPVSLTGKQEDDLANINQWVKEATEGKIPEFLSELPEDTVLLLLNAIHFQGFWRSKFDPSLTQRDSFHLDEQFTVPVEMMQARTYPLRWFMLEQPEIQVAHFPFKNNMSFVVLVPTHFEWNVSQVLANLSWDTLYPPSVWERPTKVRLPKLYLKHQMDLMATLSRLGLQELFQAPDLRGISEQSLVVSGVQHQSTLELSEVGVEAAAATSIAMSRMSLSSFSVNRPFLFFIFEDTTGLPLFVGSVRNPNPSAPRELKEQQDSPGDKDFLHSLKAGPRGDKLFGPDLKLAPPLEEDYPELGSPK from the exons ATGGCGCTGTTCTGGGGGCTCCTGGTGCTCAGCTGGTCCTGCCTGCAAGGTCCCCTCTCCGTG TTCTCCCCTGTGAGCGCCATGGAGCCCTTGGGCTGGCAG CTAACTAGTGGGCCAAACCAGGAGAAGGTGCCCCCACTTACTCTCCTCAAGTTGGGCAACCAG GAGCCTGGCGGCCAGACTGCCCTGAAGAGTCTCCCAGGAATCTGCAGCAGAGACCCCACCCCCGAGCAGACCCGCAGGCTGGCCCAGGCCATGATGGCCTTCACTGCCGACCTGTTCTCCCTGGTGGCTCAAACGTCCACCTGCCCCAACCTCATCCTGTCACCTCTGAGTGTGGCCCTGGCGCTGTCTCACCTGGCACTAG GTGCTCAGAACCACACGCTGCAGAGGCTGCAACAGGTGCTGCACGCAGGCTCAGGGCCCTGCCTACCCCATCTGCTGAGCCGCCTCTGCCAGAACATGGGCCCCGGGGCCTTCCGACTGGCTGCCAGGATGTACCTGCAGAAAG GATTTCCCATCAAAGAAGATTTCCTGGAACAGTCTGAACGGCTATTTGGGGCAAAGCCCGTGAGCCTGACGGGAAAGCAGGAAGATGACCTGGCAAACATCAACCAATGGGTGAAGGAGGCCACGGAGGGGAAGATTCCGGAGTTCCTCTCTGAGCTACCGGAAGACACCGTGTTGCTTCTCCTCAACGCCATCCACTTCCAGG GTTTCTGGAGGAGCAAGTTTGACCCGAGCCTCACCCAGAGAGACTCCTTCCACCTGGACGAGCAGTTCACGGTGCCCGTGGAAATGATGCAAGCCCGCACGTATCCTCTGCGCTGGTTCATGCTGGAGCAGCCCGAGATCCAG GTGGCTCATTTTCCCTTTAAGAACAACATGAGCTTTGTGGTCCTTGTACCCACCCACTTTGAATGGAACGTGTCCCAGGTACTGGCCAACCTGAGTTGGGACACCCTGTACCCACCTTCGGTGTGGGAGAGGCCCACCAAGGTCCGGCTGCCTAAGCTGTATCTGAAACACCAAATGGACCTGATGGCCACCCTCAGCCGGCTGG GCCTGCAGGAGCTGTTCCAGGCCCCAGACCTGCGCGGGATCTCTGAGCAGAGCCTGGTGGTGTCCGGCGTGCAGCATCAGTCCACCCTGGAGCTCAGCGAGGTCGGCGTGGAGGCGGCGGCGGCCACCAGCATCGCCATGTCCCGCATGTCCCTGTCCTCCTTCAGCGTGAACCgccccttcctcttcttcatctttGAGGACACCACAGGCCTTCCCCTCTTTGTGGGCAGCGTGAGGAACCCCAACCCCAGCGCACCACGGGAGCTCAAGGAGCAGCAGGATTCCCCGGGAGACAAGGACTTCCTCCACAGCCTGAAAGCCGGCCCCCGCGGAGACAAGCTCTTCGGCCCTGACTTGAAACTTGCGCCCCCCTTGGAGGAGGATTACCCTGAGCTTGGCAGCCCTAAGTGA